The following is a genomic window from Crossiella equi.
AGTAGGAGATGCCGACCCCCATCACCGCGGAGATCACGATGGCCTGGAGCGCCTGCGCCAGCGCGACCTGCCAGGTGGCCACGGTCAGGGCGACCACGCCCTGGTAGAGCACGGCGACCAGGGCCCCGAACAGCACCAACCGCCGCTGGTCCCGCTTCACCGCGAGCACCCCGAACCCGAGCATGAGCGGGATCTCCAGTGCCGCGCACAACCCCATGATCAGCCCGACATCGGTCTCGGTCCCGCCCAGGTCGGTGGTGACGAACAGCGGGATGGCCTTGACGCTGAGCGAGATGGCGGCCTGCAACGACCCGAAGGCCAGCACGGCGAACACGAGGTCGACGCGCCGGGCGGCCCCACCCGCGTCGGCGGCCCGGGGCGTGGGCAGCCCCAGCTCCGGCAACCGAAGCGCGAAAACGACCACGAGCACGAAGAACGCGGCACTGGCCAGGTACAGCCCGTGGTACCCGACCTGCGCGACGAGCACGGCGGCCAGGGGCGGCCCCCCGACCCAGGCCAACGAGATGACCGTCCGCAGCCCGCTGACCACCACGGGTGCCCGCGCGGACCCGCTCTTCTCCGCCCACTGCCGCGCGTAGGCGAACATCTGCGCCAGCACGCACGAGGACACGGCGAGCAGGCTCACCGCGACGGCCAGCAGCACCCAGTAGTCCCGCACGAACGCGAACACCACCGACCCGGCCGCCCCGGCCGCCGCCCCACCGACCATGAGGTTGCGCCGCACCGGCCTGCGATCGGACACCCGCCCCAACGCGGCACTGACCACAAGCCCAGCCAATGGCGCGACCAGCAAGAACGTCCCGAGCCCAAGTGGCCCGACCCCGATCTGGGTGGTGAGGAAGAGCCCGATGAAGGGCATGGTGATCGCGGCGGAGAGCCCGACGGAGATGCAGACCGAGGCCAGGGGGAGCAGGGCGCGGAAACTCAGTGAGGCCCCGGCCTCGCTCGTGACAGTCACCCGGCCATCCTTCTCCCGCGTCGGGCGCGGGGTGTAACCGGTTTCCCATGATGTGGGCGCGGGTGGCGGGCGGGGACGGTCACCTGGTCGGCCCTGGTGACGAACGATCGAGTCGTTCTGGCACCGAGCGGTCGTGGCAGTTCCTATTCTCGACCGAATGACCGCGCCTTCTCCGCACCAGGATTCGCCCGTGGGCCCGCCTCTGCGGGTCACGTACGACGCGCAGGCCAACGCGGCCTACATCTACTTCTCAGACCCGAGCACCAGCCCCCCGCGGGTGACGTCGTGTTACCCCTGCGACCCGGTCGAGGTCGACGGTATGATCAACCTCGACTTCGACGAGCTCGGCCGTCTCTTGGGCATCGAGGTGCTGGACGCCAGGTCCAAGCTCCCGCCCTACCTGCTCGCCGGAGCGGAGCGGTTGTGAACCCCTTGGAGTCACCCATCCTTGCCCCGGACCGCACCGGCGGCCTGCTGATCGCCGCTACCTGAACCACGACCATCCCGTCGACCGCCCCGAGGTCGGCTACATCGCCTTCGTCGACTTGGCCCCGTTCGGTTTCGACGACTTGGTCGAACAACTGTGGCTGCGGCCGTTGAACGAGGACGAGTACCAGGTCTGCTGCCTGCCGTTTCGCGTGTACGGCCTCGCACTGGGCGACGTGGTCGAGCTGGACGAGGCGCGGACCTTCGTGACGCGGGTGGTGCGACGGTCCGGGAGCCGGGTGCTGCGCCTGTTCTTCCCGATCCACCTACCGGACGAGGTGTTCCACCCGGGGCGGGCGGCGGTCGCGTCGGCGCTGGAGGCGGCCGGGCTGTCGGCCGAGTGGAGCGGGGATCGGCATGTCGCCGTGCACGTACCACCGGAGGGGTTGACCTCCGTGCTGTGGGATACCGTGCATCGGCTCGGCGAGGCGGTGCGGTGGGAGTGGGCCGATGTGGCGGACTTCTGACCGGCGGTGACCGCATGACCCTGTTCGAGGACGACGACTACTACACCGGACCGCCGCTGACGGATGACCTGATTCGCCGAGCGGAAGCCGGACTCGGGGTTCGCTTGCCGCGCGCCTACCTGACCTTGCTGGCACACCGCAACGGCGGAGCACTGCGAAACCGTTGCCACCCAACACCATTCCCGACCTCATGGGCGAAGGGTCACTTCGAGATCAGCGGCCTGCTGGGTATCGGAGGTACCTGGGGCATCGACACCGAGCGAGGCAGCGCCTACCTGATCTCCGAGTGGGGCTACCCGAAAATCGGTGTGGTGTTCTGCGCCCTGCCATCCGGCGGTCACGACACCGTTATGCTGGACTAATCCACCTGCGGCCCGTTCGGTGAACCGGTGGTGGTCTACGTCGACGAGGATCGAGTACCCCGCCGGGTGGCAGACTCGTTCACCGAGTTCCTCGGTGGTCTTGTTCGCCTCGACGAGAACCAGGCCTGATACCCGGGGCGTCGCGGGCAACGCGTTACGCCTTGAGACCTGCATCACAGCCGGGTTCGATTCTTCGGCATTACCCCGGTCGGCCTATCGCTTTCCCGGAACCACCCTGCCTATAGTTCCCCGGCGGTTCGGCCGCGCGTCTGGGGGGCGCAGCCACGTTCGGGGGTTCACACATACCGAAGTGGTTCCTGAGGGGGAGCTGGTTTGAAGTACGGCGCTTCACGCTGCCTCGCGCAGCGTGCACTGAGTGCTGCCGTCATGACGACGACGGCCGCGCTCGCACTGTCCACAGTGGTCATACCCGGCACGGCGGCCCAGGCGGCACCGGCCCGGGAGGCCGCCACCGAGGCCGCGGCCAGCACCGCCGCCCGGCAGCAGAACAAGCCGGTCCAGGTGACCTCGAGGACCACCGAGTCCAGTGACGTGGTGGCCAACCCGGACGGCACCTTCACCCGCACCGAGCACGTCAGCCCGGTGCGAGCCAAACGCGGTGACACCTGGGTGCCCATCGACCTGACCCTGCGTACCCGCCCGGACGGCTTGGTCGAACCGGCCGCCTCCCCGGTGGAGCTGCGCCTGTCCGGCGGCGGCACCGGCCAGCCCTTGGCGGTCCTGGGCCGTGACGGCCGCGAGGTCGGCCTGGGTTGGGACGCCCCGCTGCCCACCCCGGTCCTGTCCACCGACACGGCCACCTACCGCGAGGTCTACCCGGGCGCCGATCTGGTCGTGCGCGCCACCCGCACCGGCTTCAGCCAGCTGCTCGTGGTCAAGAACGCCGAAGCGGCCAAGAACCCCAAGGTGCGCAAGGTCGTCTTCAACTCCCACACCCGCAACCTCACCCTCGGCCTGGAGGGCGGTGCCCGCGCGCGCAGTGCCGCCGCGGCCCAGACGGGTACCGACCTCAAGGCCGTGGACAACCAGGGCCAGGTCGTCTTCACCGGCGAGGCCTCCCGCATGTGGGACTCCTCCGGCGAGGGCACCCACACCGACCGCCTCACCGGCCCCAGCCAGGGCGGCCGCGAAGCCGCCATGGGCGTCGAGCTCGCGGGCTCGACGCTGGCCGTGGTCCCGGACGCGGGCTTCCTGGACACCGCCGAGACGAAGTTCCCCGTCTACATCGACCCGGAGTACTGGTGGACCGGCGTCCGCAACCACCACGTGGTTGTGCAGGAGCAGTGGGCCGGTCAGCGCAACTACGACCGCACCGACGGGATCTTCAGCGAGCTCATGGCGGGCTGGGTCTACGACGACCACGACCGCAAGTGGGTCAAGTCCCGTTCCTACGTGGAGATGCGTCTCGGCGAGATGCACGGGAAGATCATCCATGAGGCGACGTTCAACACCGACGTCCTGCACACCCACAGCTGTGCGGGCAAACCGACCCAGGTGCACATCACCAACGGGATCGGGCCGGACACCACCTGGAACGCCCAGCCCCAGTGGACCGGGTACCTGGGCGACATCACGACCAACAACAACCGTGCGCACTGCCCTGGTGCGACCAGTGCCAAGCTCAACGTCACCGACCTGGCTCGCACCGGCGCCCGCGAGGGTTGGACCAACCTCACCTTCGGCCTGGTGGCCGGGAACGAGAATGCCGAGGACCACTGGCGCAAGTTCGACCTCAACCCGCGCCTGACCTTCATCTACAACTCCGTGCCCAACAAGCCGACCGAGCCGGGCATGGAGGGCGGTCTGATCCCGTGCGTGCGCGGCCCCAACCGGCCAGCCGTCTACACCAAGACGCCTCGCCTGCGGGCCCGGCTGTCCGATCCGGACAACGGCATGATGGACGCCGGTTTCCGGGTGCTGAAGGGCACCCCGGAACAGCACACCTGGGACGGCCGGGAGTTCACGACCGGCAACGTGCCCTCAGGCTCCTTCGCCGAGGTCACCGTGCCTGCCGGAGTGATCACCGAAACAGACCAGGTCTACACCTGGCACCTGTGGGCCGGAGACTACGAGACCAGCGCCTGGTCGGACATGTGCGAGTTCACCGTGGACGGCACACCGCCCAACCCGCCTGGCGTCTCCTCGACGGAGTACCCCAAGGGCGAGGCCTCCGGTGGCGCGGGCCAGACCGGGACCTTCCGCTTCACCGCCAACGGCGCGAGCGACGTCGAGCACTACCTCTACGACTTCACCGAGTTGCAGAGCGGCGAACCGGCCCTCCGGGCCAACGCCAACGGAATCGGTGGGGACGCCACGATCCGGTTCACACCGACCGTGGAGATCCCGCAGTGGATCACGGTCATCGCGGTCGACCGGGCTGGTAACAGGTCGGCCCCGACCCATTACCAGTTCACCGTGGCCCGCAACGAACCCGCGATCGCCGGGCTGTCCGCGCACTGGCGGCTCGACGGTGACCTCACCGACTCTTCGGGCAAGAACAGGCCGCTGAACGCCAGCACCACTTCGGTGGCCGCGGAAGGCCACCTCGGCAAGTCCGGCACCTTCAACGGCACCACCGACCAGCTGCGCCGACCGGCGTTTGTGGACACCTCGAAGAGCTTCTCCGTCTCCGCCTGGGTGCGATTGGACCGCGACGACCAGTGGGCCACCGCGGTCAGCCAGGAGAGCCCGGACCGCCCGGCGAGCAGCTTCTTCCTGCAGTACGCCCAAGCCCCCAAGCGGTGGGCCTTCGCGATGACCGACCCGTCACGCCCGGGCGGCCCGCGCGTCGAGTCGAAGTTGGCTCCACAGCTCGGCGTGTGGACACACCTGGTCGGTGCCTACGACTCCGCCAACGGCAAGCTCACGTTGTTCGTCAACGGCGTCAAGCAGGGCGAGGCCGTGGTGACCGGCTGGCAGAGCACCGGTGACCTCGTGGTCGGGGCCGCGCGCTTCGACAACCGGCCGGTGGACTTCTTCCCCGGTGGTATCGACGACGTCAAGGTCTACGACCGCCTGCTGGTACCCAGCGAGGCCACGGCGCTGGCCAACCGGGCCGTGCTGCGCGCGCACTACGCCCTCAACGAGGGCACGGGCACGACTGTGCGCGACGAGGTGAAGGGCAGCACCGGCACCATCCGGGGCGGGCACTTCTGGGCCAGCGACATCTACACCGAGGTGCGCTTCACGGGCGAGACCGGCCCGAACGGTGGGCACGTCACCGCACCGCGTCCCAACGTCCGCACGGATGGCTCCTACACGGCCATGGCCTGGGTGCGCATCGACGAGCTGACCGGCTGGGCGCAGTCCGCGGTGGCACTGGGTGATCCGGCGTTCACCCCGTTCTCCCTGGAATACCGGCCTGAGCGCAAGCAGTGGGGCTTCCTGGCCTCCTGCGCGAAGGACCGCGAGTGCGGCTGGCAGACGCTGAGCGCACCCGACACCGCGCAGGTCGGCGAATGGGTGCACCTGGCCGGTGTGTACGACGCCGCGACCGGCAAGGCGCACCTCTACGTCAACGGTGACCTCGCGGGTACCAGCGAGGGCGTCACCGGCTGGCCCGGTACCGGCGAACTGCTCATCGGCCGCGCGCAGTGGAACAACCAGCAGACCAACTACTGGAAGGGCTCGGTGGACGACGTGAAGGTCTTCTCCGGCATTCCGACCCGCAACGAGATGCGCCAGCTGGCGGTGCGGTCCTGATGCGCATCCGAACCCACCTCCGCCGCGCGGTCGTCACCACGCTCGGCATCGCACTGTTCTCCACCACGGTGGCCGCGGTCGCCGCGCCCGCCGCGACCCCCGACCTGCGCCCGCCGACGCAGAAGGATGTCTCCATCCCGGGCGGTCCAGTACCGGTGCGCCCGATGCCGAAGAGCGAGACGGACCAGAACCTGGTCACCTCCTTGCCCGCGGCGACCTGGCCCGGGAACGGCTCCGCCGAGGTCGTCTTCACCGGCGTAAGCCAGAACCGGTCAATGCCGGCCGCCTCGAACGGCGTCGAGCACCGCAGGGCGGGCACCCTGCCGGTCGCGATCGGCCTGGTTCCACCAGACCAGCAAGCCCGGTCCGCGCCCGCCGCGGAGAACAAGGTCAAGGTCGAGACCTTTGACCAGAAGGCGGCGGAGAAGGCGGGCATCAACGGCGTCCTGCTGAAGGTCACCGACACCGCCGGTGCCACCGTGTCCGTCCAGGTCGACTACACGGGGTTCGCCAACGCCTACGGGGGCGACTACGGCACCCGGTTGCGCCTGCTCCAGTTCCCCGGTTGTGTGCTCACCACCCCGGACCGGCCGGAGTGCCGCCTGTCCACAGCGGTGCGCACCGACAACCACACCAAGGACCGCACGGTCACCGCACAGGTGGCTCTACACTCGTCCGCAGCGGATGGACGAGCACAGCGAGCGGCCGCGGAGGGCACCGTACTGGCCGCCGCGGCCGCGCCCAGCGGTATCGGCGGTTCCTACCAGGCCACGTCGCTGTCACCCTCAGGCAGCTGGTCCGGAGGCAGCTCCAGCGGTGACTTCGGCTACTCGCTGCCGGTGCGGCTGCCCCCGGCCATCGGCGGTGCCACACCCGAGGTGAGCTTCGGTTACTCCTCGGGTTCGCTGGACGGTCGCACCAGCGCCACGAACAACCAGGCATCCTGGGTCGGTGACGGCTGGGACCTCAGCCCCGGCGGCTACATCGAACGCCGGTTCAAGGGCTGCAGCGACGACAAGGACAAGGGCAACAACCAAGGCAAGGAAGACACCGGCGACAACTGCTGGGTCGATGACAACGCCACCATCGTCCTGGGCGGAGCCTCCGGCGAGCTGGTGAAGGACGCGGCCAACAACCGCTGGCGGCCCAAGAAGGACGACGGCTCCTACGTCGAGCTGCTCAAGGGCGCCACCAACGGCGACAACGACGGTGAGCACTGGAAGGTCACCACGACCGACGGCACCCAGTACTTCCTCGGCCTCAACCGCCTGCCCGGCTGGGACCAGGCCGACCCGCGCAAGCGCGAGGAGACCAAGTCGGCGTGGACCATGCCGGTCTACGGCAACCACGCGGGGGAGCCCTGCCACGTGGTGGGCAACTACCCGGCCTCCTTCTGCCAGCAGGCCTGGCGCTGGAACCTCGACTACGCGGTGGACCGGCTCGGCAACGTCACGACCTACTACTACGACACCGAGGTCAACCACTACGGTCGCAACAACACCCCGTCCGCGCCGACGCAGTATGTCCGGGCCGGGAACCTGAAGCGCATCGAGTACGGCCTGCGCAAGGACAACTCGCACGCCGACGAGCCGATGCGGGTACGCTTCGAGACCGAGGAGCGCTGCCTGCCCAGCGGCGCGATCACCTGTGCCCCTGACCAGCTGACGAAGGACAACGCCAAGCACTGGCCCGATGTGCCCTTCGAGCAGCTTTGCGACGGCAAGAAGGACTGCACTGAACTTCTGTCGCCGACCTTCTTCTCCCGCAAACGGCTGACCAAGGTCGTCACCGAGCTCCGCAAGGACGCCGGGAGCGCCGACTACCGCGCGGTCGACTCCTGGACGCTGCGGCACACCTTCCCGGACGCGGGCGACGGGCTCGCCCCGGCGATGTGGCTGGCAGGTGTCACCCACACTGGGCACGTCAACGGCACCAAGGCCAACCCCGAGGTCAAGTTCGGTGGTACCTCCAAGCCCAACCGGGTCAACTCCCCGGAGGGCACCCCCGCACTGACGCGTTACCGGCTGACCTCCATCACCGGAGAGACCGGCGGACACACCGAGATCAAGTACTCCGGCGCCGACTGCGTGCACGGCAGTCGCATGCCCGCCAACGCCGAGACCAACGGCTACCGCTGCTACCCGGTGTACTGGGGGCCGCGTGGCGCGATCAAGCCGGTGCTGGACTACTTCCACAAGTACGTGGTCACCGCGATCACCGACGATGATCGCACCGGTGGCTCGCAGAAGGTCGAGACCACCTACGAGTACGAGAAGGACGCCGCCGCCTGGCACTTCGACAGCAACGACTTCGGCAAGATGGAGCACCGCACCTGGTCGGACTGGCGCGGCTACGGCCGCGTCCGCGAGATCAAGGGCGCGCCGGGCAGCACACAGTCGGTCAGCGACACCTTCTACCTGCGCGGCATGGACGAGGACCGCATGCCGAACAACGGCAAGCGGGACGTCCACGTCAAGGACTCCGAGGGCCGCTCGGTCGAGGACCACGAACTGCTGCGCGGGCAGCTGCTGGAGAGCATCCAGTACGACAACGGCAAGGCGGTCTCCGGTACGACGAACCTGCCCGAGGTCAAGGGCCCGACGGCCACCAACGGCGACAAGAAGTCCTACTTCGTCCAGGCCAAGACCGTTCGGGAGAGGACGCTGCTCTCGGACGGCACCTGGCGCCGGTCCGAGCGCACCACCGGCTACGACCCCAAGCACGGCATCGCCGAACAGGTCGACGACTCCGGTGACCTCGCGGTCAGCGGTGACGAACGCTGCACCCGCACCACCTACGCCCGGAACGAAGGCACCTGGGTGCTCGGCCTCGCCTCCCGCGTGCACACCGTGGCGCTGCCGTGCGCCGCGGGCACCGGGAAGCCCGAGGACCTGGTCAGCGACATCCGCACCCACTACGACGGCGCCGGGTTCGGTACCGCCGCGAACAAGGGCCTGGTCACCGCGACCGAGCGGTGGGACGGGTCGAAGTACCAGAACCTGACCGCCAGCACCTTCGACGACTACGGCCGTCCGAAGGAGACCCGGGATGCGAAGGGGCAGCTCAGCACGCACTCCTACAGTCCCGCCGCTGGGATGGCGGTGACAGAGCACACCGTGACCAACCCACTCAAACACGAGACCAAGAAGTTCCTGGAACCGGCCTGGGGGGCACCCGTCGCCGAGATCGGCTCCAACGGTGAGCGCACGGACCTGGAGTACGACCCGCTGGGCCGCCTGACGAAGGTGTGGTCGCCGAACCGGCCCAAGGCGGTCAACGGCGACCTGCCAGACGTCGAGTACGTCTACGAGCTGCGCACCGACGCGCCCACGGTCGTGACCTCCCGGGTGCTGACTGACAGCGGGCGGTACGTCGAGTCCTACAAGCTCTACGACGGCCTGCTCCGGGAACGCCAACAGCAGCGTCCCGGGAGCGAGGGCGGACGTGTGCTCACCGACATCTTCTACGACTCCCGTGGCTTCGGCTTCAAGAGCAACGCCGCCTACTACAACGTCGACGGCATCTCCAAGTCCCTGCACGGGGTGGTCGACAACACCATCCACGGCCAGACCGTCACCGAGTACGACGGGCTCGGCCGGTCCACCGCCTCGATTTACCGTGAGAAGGCGGTGGAGCGGTGGCGCAGCACGACGCGCTACGAGGGCGACCGCACGCACGTGACGCCTCCCGCCGGTGGCGTGCCGACCACGGAGATCACCGATGCCCGCGGGCAGGTGGTGGAGCGGCGCCAGTACCACGGTGGCCAGAGCTTGGGCACCTACGACGCGATGACCTACGGCTACACCCGTGCGGGTGAGCTGGAGTGGGTCAAGGACGCGGCAGGCAACACCTGGAGCTACAAGTACGACCACCTCGGCCGCAAGTACGAGGACAACGACCCGGACCGGGGCAAGACGACCTACGGCTACAACGAGTACGACCAGCTGACCTCGACCACCGATGCCCGCGGCCGCACTCTCTCCTACGGCTACGACACGGTCGGCCGCAAGGTCGCCCTGTACGAGGACCGCGCGGACGGGCGGGTCCTGCACGCGAAGTGGGACTACGACACCCTCAAGAAGGGATTGCTGACCTCCAGCACCCGCTACATCGGCGGCCAGCCCTACACCACCAGGGTCGCCGAGTACGACACCATGCTGCGGCCCAAGGTGACCGTGGTGAGCATCCCGGCGCAGGAGGGCAAACTCGCCCGCAACTACGTTTACGGTGCCGAGTACACGCCTGTGATGGGCTTGCCCAAGGCGACCACGATGCCGGAGGCAGGCGGTCTGGCATCCGAGCGGATCGTCACCGAGTACGACGACTACGGCCTGCCCACTCTCACCGCGGGCAAGGAGACCTACGCTCAGGAACACCGGTACACCGCCATCGGCGAGTCCAGGAGCGTGACCATCGGTGAGGGCAGCAAGCTCGCCTTCCGCACCACGAACTACGAGCTGGGTACGCGCCGGGTGGAGACCTCGCTGCTGAGCCGCAACACCAAGCCCGGCTCGCAGATGGTCAACCGGGACTACACCTACGACCCGGCGGGCAACATCACCAAGATCGCCGATGTGCCTGAAGGCGGCCAGGCGGACGTCCAGTGCTTCCGCTACGACCACCTGCGCAGGCTGCGCGACGCGTTCACCCCGAAGTCCAGCGACTGCGCCACGGACCCGGCCCAGCACAGCGATCTGGGCGGTGCCGCGCCGTACTGGTCGACCTACGGCTACGACGTGACCGGCAACCGCACCGAAGAGGTCCAGCACACCGCGCAGGGCGCGGTCACCCGCCGCTTCGAGCACCCGACCCCGGGCAGTGCCCGTCCGCACGCCGTGACCGCCGTGACCCGGAGCGGCCCGGGTGGCGAGGCCAGGGACGAGTTCACCTACGACGAGACCGGCAACACCAAGACCAGGCGCATCGCCGGCTCCACCCAGACCCTGGAGTGGAACGCGGAGGGCCGCCTGACCTCGTCCACCGGAGCGGACGGCAAGGTCTCCCGCTACGAGTACGACGCGGACGGCACGCGCCTGCTGAAGCGGGAGAACGGCACCACCACGCTGTACTTGCCCGGCATGGAGCTGATGCTGCCGGAGGGTGGCGAGGTCACGGCCAAGCGCTACTACTCCCACGGCGGCAGCGCGGTGGCGGTCCGGGGTTCGGTCTCCAACCTGTCCCTGATCCTCAACGACCACCAGGGCACGGCCAACGTCACCCTGAACGCCACCACCCTGGACGTCACCAAGCGCTACCAGGACCCGTTCGGCATTCCCCGTGGCCCGGCCCCGGGCTCGTGGCCGGACGACAAGGGCTTCGTGGGCGGCACGAGGGACGCGACCGGGCTGACCCACATCGGCGCCCGCGAGTACGACCCGTCCCTGGGCCGCTTCATCTCCGTCGATCCGATCATGGACCTGTCCGACCCGCAGCAGATGCACGGCTACACCTACGCCAACGGCAGCCCGATCACCTTCAGCGACCCCACGGGCCTGAAGCTCACGGGTGACACGGGCGGCACCTGGGGCGTGATGCCCACCAAGAACGGCGATGTTCCGTGGGGCGCGGTCCCGAAGGAGACCCGCAAGGCCTATCCGCAGTACTACCTGCCGGACGGTACGAGCCGGGCGAAGGGCAGTGGTTTCCGGGGTGGTTCGATCCCGCAGCCGCCGGCACCGAAGCCGCGGAAGCCGATCGGTTTCTGGGGTCAGGTGGGGGGTTTCTTCGAGGGTGTGTACGAGGTCGTCGAGGGTACGGCGAAGGGTTTGTACGCCTTCACGACGGCGGCTCTGGATTGTCAGTCGGGTGGGATGTTGTCCCGCATGGGGGCGACGGGTGCGGTGGGTGGCACGTCGTGTGGTCAGCTGTTGCAGGGTGTGGCGGCCATCATCCAGAACCCGGGGCAGGTCATCGATGAGATGGTCAAGCCGTTCAAGGAGGCGTGGAACAACGGTGAGTACGGCAAGCTCGCTGGGCTCGCGGTGGGCACGATCGCGGAGGTGTTGCTCGGGTCGAAGGGGATCGGGAACGGGCTGAAGTCAGCCAAGCACGGTATGGAGATGGTGGAGAACGCGGCTAAGCGCGCTGATCCACCGTGCAACAGCTTTGTGCCGGGGACGTTGGTGCTGCTGGCGGATGGATCCAGCAAACCGATCGAGGAGCTTGCGCTCGGCGACCTGGTGCTGGCCACGGATCCGGTGGCTGGGCGTACTGAACCGCGGGAAGTCACAGCCACGATCGTGGGTTCTGGCATGAAGAGCCTGGTGGAGATCACTGTTGACACCGATGGTGACCAGGGTGGCTCGGTCGCCATGGTGACTGCTACTGGTGGGCACCCGTTCTGGGTGGTCAACCGGGTAGGTTGGCGTGACGCTCACGAATTGAGGATCGGTGATCAGGTTCGTACTGATCGTGGCGAACTGCTGTCGATCGTTCGGGTGGATCATCGGGTAGCGGTTCAGCAGGTGCGCAACCTCACCGTGGACAGCCTCCACACGTACTATGTCCTGGTGGGCAAGGCCCCAGTTCTCGTGCACAATAGCAAATGCTTCGGGGATGAATGGAGCGGTGCCAAAAACCTCGATGAGCACTTTAATAAGCATGGTGATGAAATGGGATTCGACACCGTGGCTGAGTACAAAT
Proteins encoded in this region:
- a CDS encoding sugar efflux transporter translates to MTVTSEAGASLSFRALLPLASVCISVGLSAAITMPFIGLFLTTQIGVGPLGLGTFLLVAPLAGLVVSAALGRVSDRRPVRRNLMVGGAAAGAAGSVVFAFVRDYWVLLAVAVSLLAVSSCVLAQMFAYARQWAEKSGSARAPVVVSGLRTVISLAWVGGPPLAAVLVAQVGYHGLYLASAAFFVLVVVFALRLPELGLPTPRAADAGGAARRVDLVFAVLAFGSLQAAISLSVKAIPLFVTTDLGGTETDVGLIMGLCAALEIPLMLGFGVLAVKRDQRRLVLFGALVAVLYQGVVALTVATWQVALAQALQAIVISAVMGVGISYFQALAPDRPGFATTLHSNTLTAGGMVSGPLLGIAQGLGFRSAFLMCLVLTVCGTVLLVAAGMTGRRGSVVPGEAPMESGART
- a CDS encoding DUF2283 domain-containing protein is translated as MGPPLRVTYDAQANAAYIYFSDPSTSPPRVTSCYPCDPVEVDGMINLDFDELGRLLGIEVLDARSKLPPYLLAGAERL
- a CDS encoding DUF4265 domain-containing protein codes for the protein MAPFGFDDLVEQLWLRPLNEDEYQVCCLPFRVYGLALGDVVELDEARTFVTRVVRRSGSRVLRLFFPIHLPDEVFHPGRAAVASALEAAGLSAEWSGDRHVAVHVPPEGLTSVLWDTVHRLGEAVRWEWADVADF
- a CDS encoding SMI1/KNR4 family protein → MTLFEDDDYYTGPPLTDDLIRRAEAGLGVRLPRAYLTLLAHRNGGALRNRCHPTPFPTSWAKGHFEISGLLGIGGTWGIDTERGSAYLISEWGYPKIGVVFCALPSGGHDTVMLD
- a CDS encoding LamG-like jellyroll fold domain-containing protein, encoding MTTTAALALSTVVIPGTAAQAAPAREAATEAAASTAARQQNKPVQVTSRTTESSDVVANPDGTFTRTEHVSPVRAKRGDTWVPIDLTLRTRPDGLVEPAASPVELRLSGGGTGQPLAVLGRDGREVGLGWDAPLPTPVLSTDTATYREVYPGADLVVRATRTGFSQLLVVKNAEAAKNPKVRKVVFNSHTRNLTLGLEGGARARSAAAAQTGTDLKAVDNQGQVVFTGEASRMWDSSGEGTHTDRLTGPSQGGREAAMGVELAGSTLAVVPDAGFLDTAETKFPVYIDPEYWWTGVRNHHVVVQEQWAGQRNYDRTDGIFSELMAGWVYDDHDRKWVKSRSYVEMRLGEMHGKIIHEATFNTDVLHTHSCAGKPTQVHITNGIGPDTTWNAQPQWTGYLGDITTNNNRAHCPGATSAKLNVTDLARTGAREGWTNLTFGLVAGNENAEDHWRKFDLNPRLTFIYNSVPNKPTEPGMEGGLIPCVRGPNRPAVYTKTPRLRARLSDPDNGMMDAGFRVLKGTPEQHTWDGREFTTGNVPSGSFAEVTVPAGVITETDQVYTWHLWAGDYETSAWSDMCEFTVDGTPPNPPGVSSTEYPKGEASGGAGQTGTFRFTANGASDVEHYLYDFTELQSGEPALRANANGIGGDATIRFTPTVEIPQWITVIAVDRAGNRSAPTHYQFTVARNEPAIAGLSAHWRLDGDLTDSSGKNRPLNASTTSVAAEGHLGKSGTFNGTTDQLRRPAFVDTSKSFSVSAWVRLDRDDQWATAVSQESPDRPASSFFLQYAQAPKRWAFAMTDPSRPGGPRVESKLAPQLGVWTHLVGAYDSANGKLTLFVNGVKQGEAVVTGWQSTGDLVVGAARFDNRPVDFFPGGIDDVKVYDRLLVPSEATALANRAVLRAHYALNEGTGTTVRDEVKGSTGTIRGGHFWASDIYTEVRFTGETGPNGGHVTAPRPNVRTDGSYTAMAWVRIDELTGWAQSAVALGDPAFTPFSLEYRPERKQWGFLASCAKDRECGWQTLSAPDTAQVGEWVHLAGVYDAATGKAHLYVNGDLAGTSEGVTGWPGTGELLIGRAQWNNQQTNYWKGSVDDVKVFSGIPTRNEMRQLAVRS